A section of the Bacillus sp. HSf4 genome encodes:
- a CDS encoding MFS transporter yields MSKKKGVKSIVALSSVPLVMTLGNSMLIPVLPVIEKKLNISSFQVSLIITVYSIVAIICIPITGYLSDRFGRKKVMLPCLVIAGAGGALAGFAAPFFKEPYAMILAGRVLQGIGSAGAAPVVMPFIGDLFQNDEDISAGLGDIETANTAGKVLSPILGAFLASWVWFMPFWFIPVVSLASFFLVLFFVPKPKEKGADSKSFIDFSKNVQQIFKREGRWLVSIFLIGGIIMFLLFGVLFYLSDNLEKKYQIDGIIKGALLSIPLLFLSVSSYLAGKLIGNNKIRMKICVLIGMILLALSFGGLWWNHSFYPLFLFMTVGGIGIGVALPSLDALITEGIEKEERGTISSFYNSMRFIGVALGPPVFAYMMTNADRLIFIVSLLCSLAAVALVLFNIDPKKDENEAVKTV; encoded by the coding sequence GTGAGCAAAAAAAAAGGTGTTAAAAGCATTGTCGCGCTGTCGTCTGTCCCGCTTGTCATGACGCTCGGCAACTCGATGCTGATCCCGGTTCTGCCGGTGATTGAAAAAAAACTAAACATTTCTTCGTTTCAAGTGTCTTTGATCATCACGGTTTATTCTATTGTTGCGATTATATGTATACCGATAACAGGCTATTTGTCCGATAGGTTTGGCAGAAAAAAGGTCATGCTTCCATGTCTTGTCATTGCCGGAGCGGGAGGCGCTCTCGCAGGCTTTGCTGCACCTTTTTTCAAAGAGCCGTATGCGATGATTTTGGCTGGGCGGGTGCTGCAAGGCATCGGTTCGGCAGGTGCCGCTCCGGTCGTCATGCCGTTTATCGGCGATTTGTTTCAAAACGATGAAGACATCAGTGCGGGACTTGGCGACATCGAGACGGCAAACACCGCCGGAAAAGTATTGAGCCCGATCTTAGGGGCTTTTTTAGCATCATGGGTCTGGTTTATGCCGTTTTGGTTTATTCCCGTCGTGTCGCTCGCCAGCTTTTTTCTCGTGCTGTTTTTTGTCCCGAAGCCGAAGGAAAAAGGCGCCGATTCGAAATCTTTTATAGATTTCTCAAAAAATGTTCAGCAGATTTTCAAACGGGAAGGGCGCTGGCTGGTGTCCATCTTTTTGATCGGCGGGATCATCATGTTTCTTTTATTCGGGGTGCTGTTTTACCTCTCCGACAATCTGGAGAAAAAATATCAGATTGACGGGATCATAAAAGGAGCGCTGCTCAGCATTCCGCTGCTGTTTCTCTCCGTCAGCTCTTACCTTGCCGGAAAGCTGATCGGAAACAATAAAATCAGAATGAAAATATGCGTTCTCATCGGGATGATCCTGCTTGCCCTGTCTTTCGGGGGATTATGGTGGAACCACAGCTTTTATCCGCTGTTTTTATTTATGACGGTCGGAGGCATCGGCATCGGGGTCGCCCTTCCTTCGCTTGATGCTTTGATAACAGAGGGGATTGAAAAAGAAGAACGCGGAACGATTTCGTCATTTTACAACAGCATGCGGTTTATCGGAGTGGCACTCGGACCGCCGGTATTTGCTTACATGATGACGAATGCCGACCGGTTGATTTTCATTGTGTCTCTTCTTTGCAGCCTCGCCGCTGTCGCTCTCGTGCTCTTTAACATTGATCCGAAGAAAGATGAGAATGAAGCGGTCAAAACGGTGTAA
- a CDS encoding pitrilysin family protein, translating into MTYLNEIKGKHRGVTSHIVKTEKFKTVSITFKMLAPLTKVDVTNRALFPHVLLRGTSRHPKTADLRTYLDELYGTSVSADLSKKGEQHVITFRLDIANEKYLKDQTPLLEKGMELLSDIIFSPALEGGVFKPDYVSQEKRTLKQRIQAVYNDKMRYSNLRLIQEMCKDEPYSLHVNGELDDVDGITPESLYQAYTKAIAEDQLDIYVVGDVDENQADQYIANYFKTKERSAPAAAQIERNHTPEPREVVEDADVKQGKLNMGFRTNTFFTDDDYPALQLFNGLFGGFSHSKLFMNVREKASLAYYAASRIESFKGLLMVMSGIEVANYQKAVDIIKEQFQEMKKGSFTEEAISQTKAVIKNQILETLDTPYGLVEFIYQQAAAQTEFSLEEWLDRIDNVTKDEIVEVGQKIELDTTYFLKGTEGAS; encoded by the coding sequence ATGACATATCTGAATGAAATAAAAGGAAAACATCGCGGGGTCACAAGCCATATCGTGAAGACGGAAAAGTTTAAAACCGTTTCCATTACTTTTAAAATGCTCGCCCCTTTAACAAAAGTAGACGTGACTAACCGGGCTCTTTTTCCGCATGTGCTCCTGCGGGGAACAAGCAGGCATCCGAAAACGGCTGACCTCAGGACGTACCTTGACGAGCTTTACGGCACTTCTGTATCGGCTGACCTCTCCAAAAAAGGGGAACAGCACGTCATTACGTTCCGCCTGGATATCGCCAATGAAAAATATTTAAAGGACCAGACGCCGCTTTTGGAAAAAGGAATGGAGCTTTTGTCCGACATTATTTTTTCGCCGGCGCTTGAGGGAGGGGTTTTTAAACCTGATTATGTCTCCCAGGAGAAACGCACATTAAAACAAAGAATTCAGGCCGTCTACAATGATAAAATGCGCTACTCGAACCTGAGGCTTATTCAGGAAATGTGCAAAGATGAGCCTTACTCCCTGCATGTGAACGGAGAGCTTGATGATGTGGACGGCATCACGCCAGAGAGCCTGTATCAAGCGTATACTAAGGCAATTGCGGAAGATCAGCTCGACATTTACGTCGTAGGGGATGTTGACGAAAACCAAGCCGATCAGTACATTGCAAACTATTTCAAAACGAAAGAGCGAAGTGCACCGGCAGCCGCCCAGATCGAGCGCAATCACACGCCGGAGCCAAGGGAAGTTGTTGAGGATGCGGATGTCAAACAGGGCAAGCTGAACATGGGCTTTCGGACCAACACGTTTTTTACAGACGATGACTATCCGGCACTGCAGCTTTTCAACGGCCTGTTCGGCGGCTTCTCCCATTCCAAGCTGTTTATGAATGTCAGAGAAAAAGCGAGCCTTGCCTATTATGCGGCCTCCAGAATCGAAAGCTTCAAAGGGCTTTTAATGGTCATGTCAGGTATTGAAGTCGCCAATTATCAAAAAGCCGTCGACATCATCAAGGAACAGTTCCAGGAGATGAAAAAAGGCAGCTTTACGGAAGAGGCGATCAGCCAGACGAAAGCGGTCATTAAAAATCAGATTCTTGAAACCCTTGATACACCTTACGGCTTAGTCGAATTCATTTATCAGCAGGCTGCCGCCCAAACCGAATTTTCTTTGGAGGAATGGCTTGACCGGATTGACAATGTCACCAAGGACGAGATTGTTGAGGTCGGTCAGAAAATCGAATTGGATACAACGTACTTTCTGAAAGGGACGGAGGGAGCATCTTGA
- a CDS encoding pitrilysin family protein, protein MTKTIEFEQLKETLYYEKMPGGLDVYVLPKEGFNKTYAVFTTKYGSIDNQFVPLGKEEMVRVPDGIAHFLEHKLFEKEDGDVFQHFSKQGASANAFTSFTRTAYLFSSTSKVADNLETLVNFVQDPYFTEKTVEKEKGIIGQEINMYDDNPDWRLFFGLIENMYKEHPVRIDIAGTIESISHITKDLLYECYETFYHPSNMLLFVVGPVDAEAIIGQVRKNQENKPYTDQPEIVRKEVDEPAAVYRKEQEIKMNVQSSKCMVGLKSVNPRNTGDDLLKHELTMNLILECLFGKSSADYEKIYEKGYIDETFSYDYTEEHGFGFASVGGDTPEPDQLAEELKQVFFKAKETITAEKLDLARKKKIGTFLKSMNSPEYIANQFTRYAFLETSLFDIVTVLESITLEDVHKAIEEEIEEDRITVCKVVPKS, encoded by the coding sequence TTGACGAAAACGATTGAATTTGAACAGCTGAAGGAAACGCTATACTATGAAAAAATGCCCGGCGGACTTGATGTATACGTACTTCCAAAAGAAGGATTTAACAAGACATACGCTGTATTTACGACAAAGTACGGCTCAATTGACAATCAGTTTGTCCCGCTCGGAAAAGAAGAAATGGTCCGTGTGCCTGACGGCATCGCCCATTTCCTCGAGCATAAGCTGTTTGAAAAAGAAGACGGCGATGTCTTTCAGCATTTCAGCAAACAGGGGGCTTCAGCCAACGCTTTTACCTCCTTCACGAGAACGGCGTATCTTTTTTCAAGCACTTCAAAGGTTGCAGATAATCTTGAAACACTCGTCAATTTTGTGCAGGACCCTTATTTCACGGAAAAAACGGTTGAAAAAGAAAAAGGCATCATCGGCCAGGAAATCAATATGTACGATGATAACCCGGATTGGCGTCTTTTCTTCGGTCTGATCGAAAACATGTATAAAGAACATCCCGTCCGGATTGACATCGCCGGCACGATCGAAAGCATTTCACACATTACGAAGGATCTCTTGTATGAATGCTATGAGACGTTCTATCACCCGAGCAATATGCTCTTGTTTGTCGTCGGACCGGTCGACGCGGAAGCGATCATCGGTCAGGTCCGCAAAAACCAGGAAAACAAACCGTATACGGATCAGCCTGAAATCGTCCGCAAAGAAGTGGATGAGCCCGCCGCAGTATACCGAAAAGAGCAGGAAATCAAAATGAATGTTCAAAGCTCGAAATGCATGGTCGGCTTAAAAAGCGTCAATCCCCGAAATACTGGAGACGACCTCTTAAAACATGAACTGACCATGAACTTGATTCTTGAATGTCTGTTTGGCAAAAGCTCTGCCGATTATGAAAAAATTTATGAAAAAGGCTATATTGACGAGACATTCAGCTACGACTACACGGAAGAGCACGGCTTTGGCTTCGCCTCTGTCGGCGGCGACACCCCTGAGCCCGATCAGCTTGCAGAAGAACTGAAACAGGTGTTCTTCAAAGCCAAAGAGACGATCACGGCTGAAAAACTCGATTTGGCGAGAAAGAAAAAAATCGGTACATTCCTAAAATCGATGAACTCGCCTGAATACATCGCCAATCAGTTTACACGGTACGCATTTTTGGAGACGAGTCTGTTCGATATTGTCACCGTTCTCGAGTCGATCACGCTCGAAGACGTCCACAAGGCAATAGAGGAAGAAATAGAAGAGGACAGGATCACCGTCTGCAAAGTCGTTCCGAAATCATAA
- a CDS encoding SDR family oxidoreductase, producing the protein MSKLALVTGSSGGIGQSISEKLAESGFDLLLHYNANKQAAVSLSEKLVDTYGVHTEIIQGDLSAPDGVQAVSASIGGRALDAVVLNSGQSFHGLVTDMSDEAVQDMVQLHVSSPFLLTRNLLPAMLRKKAGAIVAISSIWGETGASCEVLYSMTKGAQNLFVKALAKELAPSGIRVNAVSPGAVKTKMMGAFSQEEEEMIAEDIPMGRLAAPEEVADAVLFLLSEKASYITGQILSVNGGWHC; encoded by the coding sequence TTGTCAAAATTAGCTCTTGTCACCGGCTCAAGCGGGGGAATCGGCCAAAGCATCAGCGAAAAGCTGGCCGAGAGCGGCTTCGATTTGCTCCTTCATTACAACGCGAACAAACAGGCGGCCGTTTCCTTAAGCGAAAAACTCGTTGATACATACGGTGTTCACACGGAAATCATTCAAGGTGATCTGTCCGCGCCTGACGGTGTACAGGCTGTTTCCGCCTCAATCGGCGGACGGGCGCTTGACGCTGTCGTCTTAAACAGCGGGCAAAGCTTTCACGGACTTGTCACAGACATGTCCGACGAAGCTGTCCAGGACATGGTGCAGCTTCATGTATCAAGTCCGTTTCTTTTGACGAGAAACCTTCTGCCGGCCATGCTTCGCAAAAAAGCGGGCGCAATCGTTGCGATCAGCTCCATCTGGGGCGAAACCGGAGCATCCTGTGAGGTGTTATACAGCATGACAAAGGGGGCGCAAAACCTGTTTGTCAAAGCCCTCGCAAAAGAGCTTGCCCCAAGCGGGATCAGGGTCAACGCCGTTTCACCGGGAGCGGTCAAGACAAAAATGATGGGGGCTTTCTCCCAAGAGGAGGAAGAGATGATTGCAGAAGACATCCCGATGGGCAGGCTTGCAGCCCCGGAAGAGGTGGCGGACGCCGTTCTCTTTCTTCTTTCAGAAAAAGCGTCCTATATCACCGGTCAGATCTTATCGGTGAACGGCGGCTGGCATTGTTAA
- a CDS encoding DUF3243 domain-containing protein produces the protein MSVLDNWDQWKNFLGDRLNYAQAKGMSNETISDLAYEIGDYLAGEVDSKNHQERVLADLWSVASEEEQRAIANVMVKLVENNSSH, from the coding sequence ATGTCCGTACTGGATAATTGGGATCAGTGGAAAAACTTTTTGGGCGACCGTCTCAACTACGCCCAAGCAAAAGGAATGTCAAACGAAACCATCTCGGATCTTGCTTATGAGATCGGCGATTACTTAGCCGGTGAGGTCGATTCAAAAAACCATCAGGAAAGAGTGCTCGCCGACCTGTGGAGCGTAGCTTCAGAAGAAGAGCAGCGCGCCATTGCGAACGTTATGGTCAAGCTTGTTGAAAACAACAGCTCACATTAA
- a CDS encoding YmfK family protein, translated as MAKLEWYLEYEIQVNRPGLLGDISSLLGMLSINIVTINGVDTSRRGLLLKCRHIDQIKRLESILNTMETIKVTKLREPKLRDRLAVRHGRYIQRDADDKKTFRFERAELGLLVDFMAELFKKDGHKLIGIRGMPRVGKTESIVASSVCASKRWLFVSSTLLKQTIRSQLIADEYSPENVFILDGIVSTRRGSERHLQLVSEIMRLPATKVVEHPDIFVQNTEYTMDDFDYIIELRNSPDEVITYEHAEEPQMFDHSGFSGFDF; from the coding sequence TTGGCAAAGCTCGAATGGTACTTAGAATATGAAATCCAAGTCAACCGTCCCGGACTTCTGGGAGATATATCCTCTTTATTGGGGATGCTTTCAATCAATATTGTGACCATTAACGGCGTTGATACTTCAAGAAGGGGCCTTTTGTTAAAATGCCGTCATATAGATCAGATTAAGCGCCTGGAATCCATTTTGAACACGATGGAAACGATTAAAGTGACGAAGCTGAGAGAACCGAAATTAAGAGACCGTCTCGCTGTCAGACACGGCCGCTATATTCAGCGGGATGCCGATGATAAAAAAACGTTCCGTTTTGAACGCGCCGAGCTCGGCCTGCTCGTCGATTTTATGGCCGAATTGTTTAAAAAAGACGGGCACAAGCTGATCGGGATCCGCGGGATGCCCCGCGTCGGCAAGACGGAGTCGATCGTCGCTTCAAGCGTATGTGCGAGCAAAAGATGGCTTTTCGTATCATCTACACTTTTGAAGCAAACGATCAGAAGCCAGCTGATTGCCGATGAGTACAGTCCGGAGAATGTGTTTATACTGGACGGCATTGTCTCGACCAGAAGGGGATCTGAGCGCCACCTGCAGCTCGTCAGCGAAATTATGCGGCTTCCCGCGACCAAAGTTGTCGAGCATCCGGATATTTTCGTGCAGAATACGGAATATACGATGGATGATTTTGATTACATTATCGAATTGCGTAACAGCCCTGACGAGGTTATTACATATGAACATGCCGAGGAACCGCAAATGTTTGACCATTCTGGTTTTTCCGGTTTTGATTTTTAA
- a CDS encoding RodZ family helix-turn-helix domain-containing protein, with the protein MTELGNRLKEAREEKGMSLDDLQAATKIQKRYLTALEEGNYDVIPGKFYVRAFIKQYAEAVGLNSELLFEEYKKDIPNSYNDEVSDKLSSIKPQRELPKSASKALELLPTLLVSAGVIVVVVIIYVIIQAVNGGGNQQSAEQPKTEESQSKYDVSKDSPLTKKNQKDEDAQQNSGEKKTDSASDEKNELSIKAAGSEGSSTTYEVSGADKLELEVKATADSWVRVRDAKGSSLKEGMMKKGETFKKNITDQEQVDLRIGYAPGVEIKINGEALSYELDPKSVMTQNITIQNKKEEKSS; encoded by the coding sequence GTGACTGAACTAGGAAATCGGCTGAAAGAAGCCAGAGAGGAAAAAGGGATGTCATTGGACGATCTTCAGGCGGCGACAAAAATCCAAAAACGATATTTAACAGCGCTTGAAGAAGGAAACTATGACGTTATTCCGGGGAAATTTTATGTAAGAGCCTTTATTAAACAGTATGCGGAAGCTGTCGGACTGAATTCAGAGCTCTTATTTGAAGAGTATAAAAAGGATATCCCCAATTCCTACAATGATGAGGTTTCTGATAAGCTATCTTCGATCAAGCCGCAGAGGGAACTTCCGAAGTCTGCGTCAAAAGCGCTTGAACTTCTGCCCACACTGCTTGTCTCGGCCGGGGTTATCGTTGTCGTTGTGATCATTTACGTCATCATCCAGGCCGTAAACGGCGGCGGCAATCAGCAGTCCGCCGAACAGCCAAAAACAGAAGAGTCGCAAAGCAAGTACGACGTCTCCAAGGATTCGCCGCTGACAAAAAAAAATCAGAAAGATGAAGATGCTCAGCAAAACAGCGGGGAGAAAAAAACCGATTCAGCGTCAGACGAAAAGAATGAGCTGAGCATTAAAGCCGCAGGCAGTGAAGGATCTTCCACAACATATGAAGTATCCGGCGCCGACAAGCTTGAGCTTGAGGTCAAAGCAACGGCGGATTCCTGGGTAAGGGTGCGGGATGCGAAAGGAAGCTCCCTTAAAGAAGGAATGATGAAAAAAGGGGAAACCTTTAAGAAAAATATAACCGATCAGGAACAGGTTGATCTGCGGATCGGATATGCGCCAGGCGTTGAAATAAAAATCAACGGAGAAGCTCTTTCCTACGAACTTGATCCTAAATCGGTGATGACGCAAAACATAACGATTCAAAATAAAAAGGAGGAAAAGTCATCTTAA
- the pgsA gene encoding CDP-diacylglycerol--glycerol-3-phosphate 3-phosphatidyltransferase — translation MFNLPNKITLSRIALIPIFMIIMLVPFPWGSISFGSESIPVAHLVGALLFIFASVTDWVDGYYARKLNLVTNFGKFLDPLADKLLVSSALIILVQYHLAPAWMAIIIISREFAVTGLRLVLAGTGEVVAANMLGKVKTWAQIIAISALLLHNLPFELVSFPFGSLALWVAVFFTVVSGWDYFAKNWDALKTSD, via the coding sequence ATGTTTAACTTACCGAATAAAATCACGCTTTCAAGAATCGCATTAATTCCCATTTTCATGATCATCATGCTTGTCCCGTTTCCATGGGGATCCATCTCGTTTGGAAGCGAATCGATTCCGGTCGCCCATTTGGTCGGCGCCCTTTTGTTCATCTTCGCCTCTGTTACCGATTGGGTTGACGGCTATTACGCGAGAAAGCTGAACCTTGTGACGAATTTTGGGAAGTTTCTTGATCCGCTTGCGGACAAGCTCCTCGTTTCATCGGCATTGATTATTTTGGTTCAGTATCATCTCGCACCGGCATGGATGGCGATCATCATCATCAGCCGCGAATTTGCCGTGACGGGACTCCGCCTCGTGCTTGCGGGAACGGGAGAAGTCGTGGCGGCAAACATGCTTGGAAAAGTGAAAACGTGGGCGCAGATCATTGCCATTTCGGCTCTCTTGCTTCACAATCTTCCATTCGAGCTCGTATCATTCCCGTTCGGCTCCCTTGCGCTATGGGTCGCTGTCTTTTTCACCGTCGTATCAGGCTGGGATTATTTCGCCAAAAACTGGGATGCTTTAAAAACATCAGACTAA
- a CDS encoding competence/damage-inducible protein A, with amino-acid sequence MKLERKAEIIAVGSELLLGQIANTNAQFISKQLAEIGINVFYHTAVGDNPERLKQVIQTAQERSDFIIFSGGLGPTKDDLTKETIAEVVGRPLELDEKAFQSIEDYFKKTNRTMSPNNRKQALILKGSDVLPNRFGMAPGMLLEHESRFYMLLPGPPKELEPMFEHEAKPLILEKLGSKEKIVSRVLRFFGIGESQLETDLEDLIDAQTNPTIAPLAADGEVTLRLTAKHADPDETSRLLKETEDRILERVGEFFYGYDDTSLVEELAKACTRKGVTLAAAESFTGGLFSSWLTEISGASEYFKGGAVCYTNELKVSAAGVSEDTLNRFGAVSAQCAKELAKGIRAKTGSDIGISFTGVAGPNTQEGHPAGKVYIGISQKGKTEEAFEFMFAGSRSGVRKRSAKYGCHLLLKMLEK; translated from the coding sequence ATGAAATTGGAAAGAAAAGCGGAAATCATCGCTGTCGGATCTGAGCTTCTGCTCGGACAAATCGCCAATACGAACGCGCAGTTTATCAGCAAACAGCTGGCTGAAATCGGCATTAATGTCTTTTATCACACAGCGGTCGGTGACAACCCCGAGCGTCTCAAGCAAGTCATTCAAACCGCACAGGAAAGATCTGATTTTATTATTTTCTCAGGCGGGCTTGGACCGACGAAAGACGATTTGACAAAAGAAACGATCGCAGAGGTTGTCGGGCGTCCCCTTGAGCTTGATGAGAAGGCCTTTCAATCGATTGAGGATTACTTTAAAAAAACGAACCGGACGATGTCGCCGAATAATCGCAAACAGGCGCTGATTTTGAAGGGATCGGACGTCCTGCCGAACCGGTTCGGCATGGCGCCGGGGATGCTTTTGGAGCATGAGTCCCGTTTTTACATGCTTCTTCCCGGTCCGCCGAAAGAGCTTGAACCGATGTTTGAACATGAAGCGAAGCCGCTGATTTTGGAAAAGCTCGGCTCAAAAGAAAAAATCGTTTCAAGGGTGCTGCGGTTCTTTGGAATCGGTGAATCCCAGCTTGAAACGGATTTGGAAGATCTCATCGATGCGCAGACAAATCCGACGATCGCCCCTTTGGCGGCAGACGGGGAAGTCACCCTCCGGCTGACGGCAAAGCATGCCGATCCGGATGAAACAAGCCGTCTGCTGAAAGAAACGGAAGACCGCATTTTAGAGCGCGTCGGCGAATTCTTTTACGGGTATGATGATACATCGCTCGTGGAAGAGCTTGCGAAGGCCTGCACCCGAAAAGGGGTGACTCTGGCGGCTGCGGAAAGCTTTACTGGAGGGCTCTTTTCCAGCTGGCTGACGGAAATAAGCGGTGCCAGTGAATATTTCAAAGGCGGTGCTGTCTGCTATACGAACGAATTGAAGGTTTCAGCCGCCGGCGTCTCCGAAGATACGCTGAACCGCTTTGGCGCTGTCAGCGCGCAGTGCGCAAAAGAGCTTGCAAAAGGCATCAGAGCGAAAACCGGAAGCGATATCGGCATCAGCTTTACGGGAGTGGCCGGACCTAACACCCAGGAAGGCCACCCGGCCGGAAAAGTATATATCGGCATCTCTCAAAAAGGCAAAACAGAAGAGGCCTTTGAATTCATGTTCGCCGGTTCCCGGTCCGGCGTCCGGAAACGGTCCGCCAAATACGGCTGCCACCTTTTGCTGAAAATGCTGGAAAAATAA
- the recA gene encoding recombinase RecA produces MSDRQAALDMALKQIEKQFGKGSIMKLGEQTETRISTVPSGSLALDAALGVGGYPRGRIIEVYGPESSGKTTVALHAIAEVQQQGGQAAFIDAEHALDPVYAQKLGVNIDELLLSQPDTGEQALEIAEALVRSGAVDIVVIDSVAALVPKAEIEGDMGDSHVGLQARLMSQALRKLSGAINKSKTIAIFINQIREKVGVMFGNPETTPGGRALKFYSSVRLEVRRAEQLKQGNDVMGNKTKIKVVKNKVAPPFRTAEVDIMYGEGISKEGEIIDLGTELDIVQKSGAWYSYEDERLGQGRENAKQFLKENKDVLLTIQEQIREHYGLDTGASAPKDEEVQEELEF; encoded by the coding sequence ATGAGTGATCGTCAGGCAGCCTTAGACATGGCGCTTAAACAAATAGAAAAACAGTTTGGTAAAGGTTCGATTATGAAGCTCGGTGAACAAACCGAAACAAGAATTTCAACTGTTCCGAGCGGCTCTTTAGCGCTCGATGCGGCTCTTGGAGTGGGCGGATATCCGCGCGGACGGATTATTGAAGTATACGGCCCGGAAAGTTCCGGTAAAACGACGGTGGCGCTTCATGCGATTGCCGAAGTCCAGCAGCAGGGCGGACAGGCGGCGTTCATAGATGCGGAACACGCGCTTGACCCGGTTTACGCTCAAAAGCTCGGCGTCAACATTGACGAGCTCCTGCTGTCACAGCCTGACACAGGGGAGCAGGCGCTGGAAATCGCCGAAGCCCTTGTCAGAAGCGGAGCAGTGGACATCGTTGTCATTGACTCTGTCGCAGCTCTTGTCCCGAAAGCGGAAATCGAAGGAGATATGGGAGACTCCCATGTCGGCTTACAGGCGAGGCTGATGTCCCAAGCGCTTCGGAAGCTTTCCGGCGCGATCAATAAATCGAAGACCATCGCGATCTTCATTAACCAGATCCGTGAAAAAGTCGGTGTGATGTTCGGCAATCCGGAGACGACTCCGGGCGGAAGAGCGCTGAAATTCTATTCTTCCGTACGCCTTGAAGTTCGCCGCGCCGAACAGCTGAAACAGGGGAATGACGTCATGGGGAACAAGACGAAAATTAAAGTCGTCAAAAACAAAGTGGCGCCTCCATTCCGGACAGCTGAAGTGGACATTATGTACGGTGAAGGGATTTCAAAAGAAGGGGAAATCATTGACCTCGGCACAGAGCTTGATATCGTGCAGAAAAGTGGAGCATGGTACTCTTATGAGGATGAACGCCTTGGACAGGGCCGTGAAAACGCCAAGCAGTTCCTGAAAGAAAACAAGGACGTGCTTCTGACGATCCAAGAGCAGATCAGGGAGCACTACGGATTGGATACCGGCGCCTCGGCTCCTAAAGATGAAGAAGTTCAGGAAGAGCTCGAATTTTAA